In Oryzias melastigma strain HK-1 linkage group LG18, ASM292280v2, whole genome shotgun sequence, one DNA window encodes the following:
- the LOC112156160 gene encoding sialoadhesin-like, which yields MFRGETITLTCEVQGDEGVQWMYQWRTPQSQTSWRNNKDWTITASITGEYSCKSRSIYDSYSSTNWSENVTLSLSASDKPGARLTAGTTTVSVGDNVTLICSVDESAGWKYEWFRRTSNISEYRIYGGENGEIRVSQGGIYSCRGFRGEPAFYSDTSDEVTINITQPEPVLRVSPRWLSPGSSVTLSCEVEHESAGWSFYWYKAVPDLSHKSGSYSYELLPASSNGTADNSYIIHGQTHTAGYVCRAGRGEPHVYTLYSQPHFVWSGDLHPSASLSVSPDRVQHFTSDSVSLTCEGNSAEWRVGSFLLPDLLSFCSDWGTMNGSTCHVQKIQSSNAVFWCESGSAFSNAVNITGHYDDLILLSPVHPVTEGHSVTLGCKWRTENLLSKVFFYQNDTLIQSESRVEMIIPAVSKSHEGFYKCQSSGKESPQSWLAVTSSRPDSSSLPVLLIVGPVCVFLLMIFPLMFYLYKKSKDSTSIRSDEQNQNKVPDENDAEQNTYGSLLHGDVALYESLRVHEDTENNPDYANIGNLRGFGG from the exons atgttcagaggagagacgatCACTCTGACATGTGAGGTTCAGGGAGATGAAGGAGTTCAGTGGATGTATCAATGGAGAACTCCTCAGTCACAGACATCCTGGAGAAACAATAAAGACTGGACTATCACAGCTTCCATCACTGGAGAATACAGCTGTAAGAGCAGATCCATATATGATTCATATTCTTCAACAAACTGGAGTGAAAATGTCACGTTATCTTTATCTg CATCAGACAAACCGGGAGCCAGACTGACAGCAGGCACAACAACTGTGTCAGTAGGAGACAATGTGACTCTGATCTGCTCTGTGGATGAATCTGCTGGTTGGAAATATGAGTGGTTCAGAAGAACCTCAAATATATCTGAATACAGAATATATGGTGGAGAAAATGGAGAAATCAGAGTCTCACAAGGAGGAATCTACAGCTGCAGaggatttagaggagaaccagCCTTCTACTCTGATACAAGTGATGAAGTAACTATTAACATAACGC AACCTGAACCTGTCCTAAGAGTGTCTCCACGGTGGTTGAGTCCTGGATCCTCAGTGACTCTGAGCTGTGAGGTTGAACATGAGTCTGCAGGATGGAGCTTCTACTGGTATAAAGCTGTTCCTGATCTATCACACAAGTCTGGCTCTTACAGCTATGAGCTGCTGCCTGCTAGCTCCAATGGGACTGCAGACAACTCCTACATCATTCatggacagacacacacagcaggATATGTGTGCAGAGCTGGAAGAGGAGAGCCACACGTCTACACTCTTTACAGTCAACCTCACTTTGTCTGGTCTGGAG ATCTTCATCCATCAGCGTCTCTCTCAGTGAGTCCTGACAGAGTCCAACACTTCACCTCTGACTCTGTCTCTCTGACCTGTGAGGGAAACTCTGCTGAGTGGAGAGTCGGCAGCTTTCTGCTTCCTGACTTGCTGTCATTCTGTTCTGACTGGGGAACAATGAATGGATCAACATGTCATGTTCAGAAGATCCAGTCCAGTAATGCAGTGTTCTGGTGTGAGTCTGGATCAGCATTCAGCAACGCAGTCAACATCACTGGACACT ATGATGATCTGATCCTGCTGAGTCCTGTCCATCCTGTGACTGAGGGACATTCTGTTACTCTTGGCTGcaagtggaggacagaaaatcttctttctaaagtgtttttctaTCAGAATGACACATTAATCCAAAGTGAGAGCAGAGTGGAGATGATCATCCCTGCAGTGTCAAAGTCACATGAAGGCTTCTACAAGTGTCAGTCCTCAGGAAAAGAATCTCCACAGAGCTGGTTGGCAGTAACAT CATCCAGACCTGAcagctcttcacttcctgttctgtTGATTGTTGGAccagtttgtgtctttttactgatgatttttccactgatgttttatttgtacaaaaagtcaaaag ATTCAACCTCCATCAG GTCTGATGAACAAAATCAGAACAAAGTTCCAGATGAGAATGATGCTGAACAGAACACATATGGATCTCTGCTGCATG GTGATGTTGCTCTTTATGAGTCACTCAGAGTCCATGAAGACACAGAGAACAATCCAGATTATGCCAACATAGGTAATCTGAGGGGATTTGGGGGATGA